From Streptomyces sp. NBC_00683, one genomic window encodes:
- a CDS encoding DUF3558 domain-containing protein, translated as MAYVPGVALLAALVAGCSAGSGADDPAADSKPGSPTVSAAPPGKYRTLPESCSAVPRSTLKDLLPGAADLPEEQQDKVYEGTASVTFDTDRKVGCRWKSDAPDASRNLSIDFERVVSYDPAVSDDTRAQDVYTKKESAAGLSGGPSSTVSGTPTGSPGGTPSGSPSGSPGGSASGTPPTPSAPSTGSDEDLRPRLLDGLADAAFLDDALTRAGSTAQHRTVSVVFRTSNVIVTIEYTEQSALVTEVPDSKELQEKAQALARKLAETLSE; from the coding sequence ATGGCGTACGTACCCGGCGTCGCGCTTCTCGCAGCGCTCGTCGCCGGCTGCAGCGCCGGCTCCGGCGCCGACGACCCCGCCGCCGACAGCAAGCCCGGCAGCCCGACGGTCTCGGCCGCGCCCCCGGGCAAGTACCGGACTCTGCCCGAATCCTGCAGCGCGGTGCCGCGTTCCACCCTCAAGGACCTGCTGCCGGGCGCCGCCGATCTGCCGGAGGAGCAGCAGGACAAGGTGTACGAGGGCACGGCCTCCGTCACCTTCGACACCGACCGCAAGGTCGGCTGCCGCTGGAAGTCGGACGCCCCGGACGCGTCCCGGAATCTGTCCATCGACTTCGAGCGCGTCGTGTCGTACGACCCCGCGGTGAGCGACGACACCCGGGCCCAGGACGTGTACACGAAGAAGGAGAGCGCCGCCGGGCTGTCGGGCGGGCCGAGCAGCACCGTGTCCGGGACGCCCACGGGTTCGCCCGGCGGAACGCCCAGCGGCTCCCCCTCCGGTTCCCCCGGCGGGTCGGCCTCCGGCACGCCTCCGACCCCGTCCGCCCCCTCCACCGGCTCCGACGAGGACCTGCGGCCACGCCTGCTCGACGGCCTCGCCGACGCCGCATTTCTGGACGATGCGCTCACCAGGGCAGGTTCCACCGCACAGCACCGCACCGTGAGCGTGGTATTCCGCACATCGAACGTCATAGTGACCATCGAGTACACCGAGCAGTCCGCCCTCGTCACCGAGGTTCCCGACAGCAAGGAACTCCAGGAGAAGGCCCAGGCCCTGGCCCGGAAGCTGGCCGAGACCCTCAGCGAGTAG
- a CDS encoding DUF3558 domain-containing protein: MHRSAPRLSRILVCAAVPVMLVVAGCSSDSDDTKGSGSSTSPGAKKSQPSVEPAKFAALPDACASIGKKTIENLVPKTKNKGGTPGRSSDTATRGSCSWNGLDDNGVKGSQYRWLDVGFTRFESDDALGSGAKRATDDYTKQIAKAQATEGAQKVSAAPAAGIGEQATAVTYDLTKTSEDFKYATIVARTGNVVVTLTYNGAGYAGAKAPSAADILKDAQTAAKEAVAAVAADKGEAAATAKPSAKPSAKASTKPAAKASAKPSAKTSAKTSR, encoded by the coding sequence ATGCACCGATCCGCCCCGCGACTGTCCCGCATACTCGTCTGCGCCGCTGTTCCGGTGATGCTCGTCGTCGCCGGCTGCTCGTCGGACTCCGACGACACGAAGGGCTCGGGCTCCTCCACCTCCCCGGGTGCGAAGAAGTCGCAGCCGAGCGTCGAGCCCGCGAAGTTCGCCGCACTGCCCGACGCCTGTGCGTCGATCGGCAAGAAGACGATCGAGAACCTGGTTCCGAAGACGAAGAACAAGGGCGGCACACCGGGCCGGTCCAGCGACACCGCGACCCGCGGCAGCTGCTCCTGGAACGGTCTGGACGACAACGGCGTCAAGGGTTCCCAGTACCGCTGGCTCGACGTCGGCTTCACCCGCTTCGAGTCGGACGACGCTCTCGGCAGCGGTGCCAAGCGGGCGACGGACGACTACACGAAGCAGATCGCCAAGGCGCAGGCGACCGAGGGCGCCCAGAAGGTCTCGGCCGCGCCCGCCGCCGGTATCGGCGAGCAAGCGACCGCCGTCACCTATGACCTCACCAAGACGAGTGAGGACTTCAAGTACGCGACGATCGTGGCCCGTACGGGCAACGTCGTCGTCACCCTCACCTACAACGGCGCGGGCTACGCGGGCGCCAAGGCACCCTCCGCCGCCGACATCCTGAAGGACGCCCAGACGGCGGCCAAGGAAGCGGTCGCAGCGGTCGCCGCGGACAAGGGCGAGGCCGCCGCGACGGCGAAGCCCTCGGCCAAGCCGTCCGCCAAGGCCTCGACCAAGCCGGCTGCCAAGGCCTCGGCCAAGCCGTCCGCCAAGACCTCGGCCAAGACCTCCCGGTAG